Proteins encoded by one window of Pan troglodytes isolate AG18354 chromosome 16, NHGRI_mPanTro3-v2.0_pri, whole genome shotgun sequence:
- the LOC129137179 gene encoding uncharacterized protein LOC129137179, whose product MHLQPAWARKLQPPSVCRQQPPGNSRVRPHFPHLGTRSRCPCGCGQARRSALQQLHGGGNQPSALSPVAAEGPWLEVSSSGIGGAGRGQGLAGSQARCTCDPEAAHAMLHHLGAQLQAPGNSQAGWRAQPRRPGPGCRRGCGQARRSAWRRLHRGRNRPSAPSPVAADGPWSGPDVSSEKRGGSHGQAGPQAGRDARLRFQAVPRQPRRTRKPAAPVSLCDSVRNHQIVFHGKCIIFYS is encoded by the coding sequence ATGCACCTCCAGCCCGCCTGGGCACGCAAGCTGCAGCCGCCTTCTGTGTGCAGGCAGCAACCTCCAGGCAACTCCCGAGTCCGCCCTCACTTCCCACATCTCGGAACGAGGTCCAGATGTCCCTGTGGCTGCGGCCAAGCCAGGCGGTCTGCCCTGCAGCAGCTGCACGGGGGCGGGAACCAGCCCTCAGCCCTATCCCCCGTGGCTGCAGAGGGCCCTTGGCTAGAGGTGTCGAGCTCTGGCATAGGAGGAGCCGGGCGGGGGCAGGGTCTGGCGGGCTCTCAGGCCAGGTGCACTTGCGATCCAGAGGCCGCCCATGCCATGCTCCACCACCTGGGCGCCCAGCTACAGGCGCCAGGCAACTCCCAAGCTGGCTGGCGCGCCCAGCCTCGCAGACCCGGGCCTGGATGTCGCCGTGGCTGTGGCCAAGCCAGGCGGTCTGCCTGGCGGCGGCTGCACCGGGGCAGGAACCGACCCTCAGCCCCATCCCCGGTGGCTGCGGACGGCCCCTGGAGCGGCCCCGACGTCTCTTCGGAGAAGAGGGGCGGGAGTCACGGCCAGGCAGGCCCTCAGGCGGGAAGGGATGCGCGCCTGCGATTCCAGGCCGTACCGCGCCAGCCCAGGAGAACCCGGAAGCCAGCAGCTCCTGTTTCTCTGTGTGATTCTGTGAGGAaccaccaaattgttttccacggCAAGTGCATCATTTTCTATTCTTAG